Below is a genomic region from Acomys russatus chromosome 3, mAcoRus1.1, whole genome shotgun sequence.
CATCTCTCAAGGCCTCATGTGTAAGGTTTTAAGTTGTCTACCTATCATCTTTAAATAATAGCACATAGGGCTCCTGCTAAAGCAGGACATGCACATTAAAGTGTTGGTTtccgtggtgctggagagatggctcagaggttaagagcattgactgctcttccagaggtcctgagttcaattcccagcaaccacatggtggctcaaaaccatctatactgagatctagtgtcctcttctggcctgcaggtgtacatgaaggcaaagcattgtatacatacataataataaataaataaatctttaaaaaaaaataaagtgttggtTCCCACTGTAGGACTTTTGAAGGTTGAGACGTAAGGGACTGTCCTTGGGTCTTTGTAGGCTAGTGGGACTACAGTcacatctcttccttttcttttgctattgACCGTGAGAAGAGTGGTTTTTCTTggccacacactcctgccataTAGTGTGCCACCTTCGCCGGAGGCCCAAACAATGCATGAAGTGGTCACAGACTGCATCCCCAAAGCTGCTAGTCATATAACTCTTTTTTATTCACAAGTGGATTGTCTCTGATATTTTTTAATAGTCACAGAAGTCTGACAAACACAGCATGATGAAGTCCTGTCCTGATCTCTCTATATTCTTGGGCTCTCTCTTTATCTGTACTGGTTGCCTTGACAATTTGGCCTCCCCACCATCTCTCCTAGAATCTCCTCTACCTTGCACTGAAAGCATGGATTACACTGATCTCCTCTAAgttagacttttcttttcttttcttctttgaagcatgaaaaagatatttattaCCAGGCTATAAATTATGAGGCAATGTATGGTGTGGTGTAGAGCCCAGCAGTCACGTTTTGAGCATCTgcactttctctctgtcttcctctgcttgTATTCAGAGTTCCTGTTTTAGGCGTTCCTGTGCACAGACAACCTTTGACCTCATGTAGAAGGAGCCACCCATGGACTTATCACTCACCTTAAATAGGTGCTCATAATTCCTCTggacttcctctggcctctgctgggcttcctggaggctgaggccagagagatTGGATGCAGCTGCAGACTGGTGCCCAGCACGACCCTGAGCATCAGCAGCTGCCGAGCTTGTTGCAAACTCCTGCTTCAGGGCCCAGGCAGAGGCTCTGCCGGCCACCTGTACACCCATCACAAAGATCTGGGCCAGGTACTTGGCCACTGCGGCAGCTCTACCTCAGGGGAAGCGGGTGCCACTTCCCAACTCAGTGGGACCAGCTCATGGGTTGCTGGTGGGTAAGAGATCTGGTTAGATTTTTCTAATGTAAGGCATTATTCAGAgcttggcattaaaaaaaaaaaaaaagccaggattGTGCGGAGACAGCTGTGCTCTGACCACCAACAATTGGT
It encodes:
- the LOC127187010 gene encoding mitochondrial import inner membrane translocase subunit TIM16-like; the protein is MGVQVAGRASAWALKQEFATSSAAADAQGRAGHQSAAASNLSGLSLQEAQQRPEEVQRNYEHLFKVSDKSMGGSFYMRSKVVCAQERLKQEL